The Sulfurimonas hydrogeniphila genome includes a window with the following:
- a CDS encoding response regulator transcription factor — MQKILMIEDDLELAEILTEYLEQFEFEVVTEDDPFKAVSILKLEPFDLVILDLTLPGMDGLEVCEAIRERQDIPIIISSARSDVTDKIKALELGADDYLPKPYDPRELEARIHSVLRRYEAKSEEKAESKSDFKCDKETMTITYKGRKIELTNAEFGILSYMISKQGLVVSREDLIHNVNAINEDSSNKSIDVMVGRIRNKLGDKSLIESVRGVGYKLLK; from the coding sequence ATGCAAAAAATATTAATGATTGAAGATGACTTGGAATTGGCAGAGATACTTACAGAGTATCTCGAACAATTTGAGTTTGAGGTTGTCACTGAAGACGACCCTTTTAAAGCAGTAAGTATATTAAAGTTAGAGCCTTTTGACTTGGTTATACTGGACTTGACATTGCCGGGTATGGACGGGCTGGAAGTTTGTGAAGCAATTCGTGAACGCCAGGATATTCCTATAATCATTTCAAGTGCGAGAAGTGATGTGACAGACAAGATAAAAGCACTGGAACTCGGTGCGGATGATTACTTGCCAAAACCGTATGACCCGAGAGAACTTGAGGCAAGGATTCACTCAGTACTGCGTCGTTATGAAGCAAAAAGTGAAGAAAAAGCAGAATCAAAAAGTGATTTCAAATGCGATAAAGAGACGATGACCATTACCTATAAAGGTCGCAAGATTGAGCTGACAAATGCAGAGTTTGGAATATTGTCTTATATGATAAGCAAACAGGGTCTGGTTGTGTCTCGTGAAGATTTGATTCATAATGTCAATGCCATTAATGAAGACTCATCCAACAAAAGTATAGATGTAATGGTCGGACGCATCAGAAACAAGCTCGGAGACAAATCCCTCATAGAGTCTGTCCGCGGTGTAGGATACAAGCTCCTCAAATGA
- a CDS encoding ArsS family sensor histidine kinase, whose product MIKRHAVLFTVLFALVVSLTSLSAIFWEFYKLNKEQYINHIFTKYSVITQIYREHQQRQSSEIMLEANLAVYNLEVTKDEKLKKEIFEKGKVLKREGFKSFKTSLLINDKGLYTKNIVTNLRATMIQYKRNIYFHIETPSGDILIKDNDLKPYSYINLLYSYITIFMIISLSFILILQRLRPLIRLRKKIELYGNGNMDISFKTNREDEIGAVANELENARQKINTVLESRTLFLRNLMHELKTPIAKGTIATQMLDSQKQKDRFSSIFKRLETLVTEFAMIEEVTSLSDKKDFSEYRLLDVIDGAIDMAMVDKEHVTVKISGKIKVHVNYRLYTTAIKNMIDNAMKYATDSHITIRMNDKNELCFESKGACLSHPLQYYIEPFTKDNPSKNSFGLGLYLVDSILKAHGQVLAHEYENGVNRFIFA is encoded by the coding sequence ATGATCAAACGTCATGCTGTTTTATTTACGGTACTTTTTGCACTTGTTGTCTCTTTGACAAGTCTGAGTGCAATCTTTTGGGAGTTTTACAAACTTAACAAAGAACAGTATATAAACCACATTTTTACAAAATACTCAGTAATCACCCAAATATACCGTGAACATCAGCAGCGCCAGAGTTCAGAGATTATGCTTGAGGCAAATCTGGCTGTGTATAATCTTGAAGTCACCAAAGATGAAAAACTGAAAAAAGAGATATTTGAAAAAGGAAAAGTTCTCAAAAGAGAGGGATTTAAAAGTTTTAAAACCTCCTTGCTTATCAATGACAAAGGGTTATATACGAAAAATATCGTAACAAATCTCAGAGCGACTATGATTCAGTATAAAAGAAATATATACTTTCATATAGAAACACCAAGTGGTGATATCCTGATCAAAGACAACGATTTAAAACCTTATAGCTATATTAATCTGCTCTATTCCTATATTACAATATTTATGATTATCAGTCTTTCTTTTATTCTGATACTTCAAAGACTGCGTCCTTTAATCAGATTGAGAAAAAAGATTGAATTGTACGGTAACGGAAATATGGACATTTCTTTTAAAACAAACCGTGAAGATGAAATCGGTGCAGTTGCCAATGAACTTGAAAATGCACGACAGAAAATAAATACTGTGTTGGAATCCCGTACACTCTTTTTAAGAAATTTGATGCATGAGTTGAAAACGCCTATAGCCAAAGGGACTATCGCCACACAGATGCTTGATTCGCAAAAACAAAAAGACAGATTCAGCTCTATTTTTAAACGCCTGGAGACACTTGTAACTGAATTTGCAATGATAGAAGAGGTGACAAGTCTGAGCGATAAAAAAGATTTTTCCGAGTACAGGCTGCTTGATGTAATTGATGGAGCTATAGATATGGCTATGGTTGACAAAGAACATGTCACAGTGAAAATCAGCGGAAAAATAAAAGTACATGTAAACTACAGACTTTATACGACAGCTATTAAAAATATGATTGACAATGCAATGAAATATGCTACCGATTCTCATATTACAATTCGTATGAATGACAAAAACGAACTTTGTTTTGAAAGCAAAGGTGCATGCCTTTCGCATCCTCTACAGTATTACATAGAGCCTTTTACAAAAGACAACCCATCGAAAAACAGCTTTGGATTAGGACTGTATCTTGTTGACTCTATCCTTAAAGCACATGGGCAGGTTTTGGCGCATGAGTATGAAAACGGAGTCAACCGTTTTATATTTGCATAA
- the gap gene encoding type I glyceraldehyde-3-phosphate dehydrogenase, with protein MALKIAINGFGRIGRCVARIAHKRDDVEVVAINDTANIDMMIYLLKNDSVHGTFESEVVQLDDENIAIDGKKIRVFSDRDPKNLKFAECGADMVLECTGVFLTQESAQVHIDNGIQKVLFSAPAKDKATPTFVMGVNEEKYAGQKIVSNASCTTNCLGPVARVLDDAFGIEKGLMTTIHSYTNDQNILDVKHNKDKRRARAGAINMIPTTTGAAKAISLVMPQLEGKLHGQSVRVPTPDVSMVDLNVVVSKNTTKEEVTAVFNEMADTRLKGLLHMDKEMRVSQDFVGSQFSAVVAEDLTQVIGGNMIKVMAWYDNEWGYSSRLLDMALHISK; from the coding sequence ATGGCACTAAAAATAGCAATTAACGGATTTGGTAGAATAGGTCGTTGTGTGGCACGTATTGCACACAAAAGAGATGATGTGGAAGTTGTCGCTATAAATGACACTGCAAATATAGATATGATGATCTATCTATTGAAAAATGACTCTGTTCACGGAACATTTGAGAGTGAAGTTGTGCAGCTTGATGATGAAAACATTGCAATTGACGGGAAAAAAATAAGAGTTTTTTCTGATCGTGATCCAAAAAACCTGAAATTTGCCGAATGTGGCGCTGATATGGTTTTGGAGTGTACCGGTGTCTTTTTGACACAGGAGTCCGCGCAGGTGCATATTGACAACGGTATACAAAAAGTTCTTTTTTCTGCTCCTGCGAAAGACAAAGCAACACCGACATTTGTGATGGGTGTCAATGAAGAAAAATATGCGGGACAAAAAATTGTCTCAAATGCTTCATGTACAACAAACTGTCTGGGTCCTGTTGCCCGTGTTCTTGATGATGCATTCGGTATTGAAAAAGGCTTAATGACGACTATCCACTCTTATACCAACGATCAAAATATTTTAGATGTGAAACACAACAAAGACAAACGCCGTGCCCGTGCCGGTGCTATAAACATGATTCCTACAACTACAGGCGCAGCAAAAGCCATCAGCCTTGTAATGCCTCAGCTTGAAGGAAAACTGCATGGGCAGTCAGTACGTGTACCGACACCTGATGTTTCTATGGTTGATTTAAATGTTGTCGTTTCCAAAAATACAACAAAAGAAGAAGTGACGGCTGTTTTTAACGAAATGGCAGATACAAGACTCAAAGGGCTTTTGCATATGGATAAAGAGATGCGCGTTTCTCAAGATTTTGTAGGCTCGCAGTTCAGTGCAGTTGTGGCAGAAGATTTGACACAGGTTATCGGCGGTAACATGATAAAAGTTATGGCATGGTATGACAATGAGTGGGGTTATTCGTCACGACTTTTAGATATGGCTCTTCATATTTCAAAATAG
- the nadD gene encoding nicotinate (nicotinamide) nucleotide adenylyltransferase has translation MKTIALYGGSFDPPHIAHEAIVKALGELDFIDKVVVMPTFLNPFKKTFTAPAELRLQWLRDIFSSYKDVEVSSYEVDLKKKVPTVATVKHLLDSYDKIYLVIGADNLKSLHQWYAYDELKKLVTFIIVTRDRIKVPKDFIQLNIDEDISSSMLRENFDSSKIPKKVRDEITQYYKEHNARQNTKHSKHTR, from the coding sequence ATGAAAACGATAGCACTTTACGGAGGTTCATTTGACCCTCCACACATCGCACATGAGGCAATAGTCAAGGCTTTGGGCGAACTGGACTTTATTGACAAAGTAGTGGTAATGCCTACTTTTTTAAATCCGTTTAAAAAAACTTTTACTGCTCCGGCTGAGTTACGGCTGCAATGGCTGAGAGATATTTTTTCATCTTATAAAGATGTGGAAGTCAGTTCATATGAGGTCGACTTGAAAAAAAAAGTGCCGACAGTTGCGACAGTCAAACATTTGCTGGATAGTTATGACAAAATTTATTTGGTTATCGGTGCAGATAATTTAAAATCACTGCATCAATGGTATGCTTATGATGAACTGAAAAAACTGGTAACTTTTATAATTGTCACAAGAGACCGTATAAAAGTACCAAAAGATTTCATTCAGCTTAACATAGATGAAGACATATCTTCATCTATGTTAAGAGAAAATTTTGACAGTTCAAAAATACCAAAAAAAGTCAGAGATGAAATAACACAATATTACAAGGAACACAATGCAAGACAGAATACAAAACATAGTAAACACACTCGATAA
- the mltF gene encoding membrane-bound lytic murein transglycosylase MltF yields MNRYMYSFILLVFALSFFAFGWVSHTAYVPYEKEQEQTLLDTIRENKTLNVVLLNAPSTYYIGPDGPQGFEYDLLQSYAEHLGVDLNITTAHTVKEAIALSKNPNIHITSASLSKTPHREKKFHFGPSYFEVEEQVICNRGMLRGSNFPRNVEELAGLNIMVGADTSYSETIKSLQADGYEINATTTSEYSTEELLEKVAKHDIDCTIADSNIYALNLRYFPEIALAFSISKREQLAWLLPKNAKELEADMYAWLNDYNQKGKMTQLKDHYYSYILFFDYYNTKMFYKRMKSRLPKYEKYFKYAAKRFDIPWTLLASVSYQESHWNAKAKSFTGVRGLMMLTQRTAKMLGVKNRLNPKESVIGGTRHLKQMIKFVPKEVEGENRLKFALAAYNIGMGHIKDAQKLAKKLGLNPNIWSDLKIVLPLLSQKKYYRTLKYGYARGAEPVKYVESIYNYKDILDKQNKVLKTDLVTSKLP; encoded by the coding sequence ATGAATAGATACATGTACAGCTTCATATTACTTGTTTTTGCACTCTCTTTTTTTGCATTTGGCTGGGTGAGCCATACTGCCTATGTGCCCTATGAAAAAGAGCAGGAGCAAACACTGCTTGATACAATTCGCGAAAACAAAACTTTAAACGTTGTTCTGCTCAATGCTCCTTCGACCTACTATATAGGTCCAGATGGTCCACAGGGTTTTGAATATGATTTGTTACAGTCATATGCAGAACATTTGGGAGTGGATTTGAATATTACAACAGCACATACTGTCAAAGAAGCGATAGCACTCTCCAAAAATCCAAATATTCATATCACATCTGCATCTTTGTCAAAAACACCACACAGAGAAAAAAAATTTCACTTTGGACCTTCGTATTTTGAAGTCGAAGAGCAGGTGATTTGTAACAGAGGAATGTTGCGCGGATCAAATTTTCCAAGAAATGTGGAGGAGTTGGCAGGATTAAATATTATGGTAGGTGCTGATACGAGTTACAGCGAAACGATAAAATCACTTCAGGCAGACGGATATGAAATAAATGCAACGACAACTTCAGAATATTCAACAGAAGAGTTACTTGAAAAAGTTGCCAAACATGATATAGACTGCACAATAGCGGATTCAAATATCTATGCACTTAATTTGCGGTATTTTCCTGAAATAGCACTTGCTTTTTCCATCAGTAAAAGAGAACAGTTGGCATGGCTGCTCCCAAAAAATGCAAAAGAGCTAGAAGCTGATATGTATGCCTGGCTCAATGATTATAACCAAAAAGGCAAGATGACACAGCTTAAAGACCACTATTACAGCTATATTCTTTTCTTTGATTATTATAATACAAAAATGTTTTACAAAAGAATGAAAAGCAGACTGCCAAAGTATGAAAAATATTTTAAGTATGCTGCAAAAAGATTTGACATTCCGTGGACACTGTTGGCATCTGTTTCGTATCAAGAATCACACTGGAATGCAAAAGCCAAAAGTTTTACAGGTGTTCGCGGGTTGATGATGCTGACACAACGTACAGCAAAGATGTTAGGTGTGAAAAACAGATTGAATCCGAAAGAGAGTGTAATTGGCGGAACACGGCATTTAAAACAGATGATAAAATTTGTTCCCAAAGAAGTAGAAGGGGAGAACAGACTAAAATTTGCCCTGGCTGCTTACAATATAGGTATGGGACATATAAAAGATGCGCAAAAGCTTGCAAAAAAACTAGGACTTAATCCAAATATCTGGAGTGATTTGAAAATAGTACTGCCTCTGCTCTCGCAAAAAAAGTATTACAGAACTTTAAAATACGGATATGCAAGAGGGGCAGAGCCTGTCAAATATGTTGAGTCCATCTATAACTATAAAGATATTTTAGATAAACAAAACAAGGTGTTGAAAACTGATCTAGTGACTTCCAAGCTCCCCTAA
- the rsfS gene encoding ribosome silencing factor, whose protein sequence is MQDRIQNIVNTLDKNKAESIEVFDLRDKNYFVDYAVIASSLGQKHTTALLDHLKNELKPAEHFNNVDESGDWIVVDLGDILIHIMTPEYRTKYDMETFLGELGSH, encoded by the coding sequence ATGCAAGACAGAATACAAAACATAGTAAACACACTCGATAAAAACAAAGCGGAATCCATAGAGGTTTTTGATCTCCGTGACAAAAACTATTTCGTTGATTATGCGGTTATAGCCTCTTCTCTTGGACAAAAACACACCACTGCCCTTTTGGACCATTTAAAAAATGAACTCAAACCTGCCGAACATTTTAACAATGTAGATGAAAGCGGTGACTGGATTGTTGTTGATTTGGGCGATATACTTATTCACATCATGACTCCGGAATACAGAACAAAGTATGATATGGAAACATTTTTAGGGGAGCTTGGAAGTCACTAG
- a CDS encoding phosphoglycerate kinase codes for MELLHLKKLDIANKKVFIRCDFNVPMDEFGNIADDRRIRSAIATINYCLDLDCAVILASHLGRPKGEVVEKYSLAPVARRLQQLLKRHVALAKDVVGEDAMQKAKDLPRHEVLLLENLRFEPGETKDDAELSKKLASMAEFYINDAFGVSHRAHASVHGITKFFDNEHKAAGFLLEREIQYFSKLMNNPVRPFAAIIGGSKVSGKLEALVNLLPRVDKVFIGGGMAFTFLKQMGYEIGASLVEDDLLEEAQNIMDEAKRLGVKFYLPVDVIAAEKFSEDAVSKIVTVQEIPQKWMGLDIGPATVRLYREALNDVQTVLWNGPMGVYEMEKFARGSSKIAHFVADTYATTVVGGGDTADLVKRVGVDEDISFISTGGGASLELLEGKVLPGVQPLMVETTDKKD; via the coding sequence TTGGAACTATTACACCTTAAAAAATTAGATATAGCAAATAAGAAGGTCTTCATTCGATGTGACTTTAATGTGCCTATGGATGAGTTTGGAAATATTGCAGATGACCGTCGGATTCGTTCTGCCATAGCCACTATCAACTATTGTCTTGATTTGGACTGTGCTGTTATATTGGCATCTCATCTTGGTCGTCCGAAAGGAGAAGTTGTAGAAAAATACTCTTTGGCTCCTGTCGCAAGGCGTTTACAGCAACTTTTAAAGCGTCATGTAGCGTTGGCAAAAGATGTTGTCGGTGAAGATGCTATGCAAAAAGCAAAAGATTTGCCCCGGCATGAGGTACTTTTGCTTGAAAATTTGCGCTTCGAGCCGGGGGAGACAAAAGATGATGCAGAGTTGTCAAAAAAGCTTGCATCAATGGCAGAGTTTTATATCAACGATGCTTTTGGTGTCAGTCACCGAGCGCATGCATCTGTACACGGCATTACAAAGTTTTTTGACAATGAGCACAAAGCAGCCGGCTTTTTGCTTGAGCGTGAGATTCAGTACTTTTCAAAACTTATGAACAATCCTGTCCGTCCGTTTGCTGCTATTATCGGTGGAAGCAAGGTTTCAGGTAAACTTGAAGCACTTGTAAATCTGCTGCCTAGAGTTGACAAAGTATTCATCGGCGGAGGCATGGCTTTTACATTTTTAAAACAGATGGGTTATGAAATAGGCGCTTCTCTTGTGGAAGATGACTTACTGGAAGAAGCACAAAATATTATGGATGAAGCAAAAAGACTGGGTGTGAAATTCTATCTGCCAGTGGATGTTATAGCAGCAGAAAAATTTTCTGAAGATGCTGTCAGTAAAATTGTCACAGTGCAAGAGATTCCACAAAAATGGATGGGACTTGACATCGGTCCTGCAACTGTAAGACTGTACAGAGAGGCGCTCAATGATGTCCAGACAGTACTGTGGAACGGACCTATGGGCGTCTATGAAATGGAAAAATTTGCCAGAGGTTCATCAAAAATAGCACATTTTGTAGCAGATACCTATGCCACGACAGTCGTAGGCGGTGGTGATACTGCTGATTTGGTAAAAAGAGTGGGCGTTGATGAAGACATCAGCTTTATATCT